One genomic region from Bacillus sp. SLBN-46 encodes:
- the clpP gene encoding ATP-dependent Clp endopeptidase proteolytic subunit ClpP, whose protein sequence is MNLIPTVIEQTNRGERAYDIYSRLLKDRIIMLGSAIDDHVANSIVAQLLFLEAENPEKDITLYINSPGGSITSGMAIYDTMQYIKADVSTVCIGMAASMGAFLLAAGAKGKRYALPNAEVMIHQPLGGAQGQATEIEIAAKRILFLREKLNGILAERTGQPLEVIQKDTDRDNFMTAERAKEYGLIDSIITRKPTDSAEKK, encoded by the coding sequence ATGAATTTAATCCCTACAGTAATTGAACAAACAAACCGTGGTGAAAGAGCCTATGACATCTACTCTCGCCTACTAAAAGACCGGATTATTATGCTTGGAAGCGCGATCGATGATCATGTAGCTAACAGCATTGTTGCCCAATTATTATTCCTTGAAGCTGAAAATCCTGAAAAGGATATTACCCTTTATATCAACAGCCCAGGCGGAAGCATCACATCTGGAATGGCTATTTATGACACAATGCAATATATTAAAGCAGATGTTTCAACAGTATGTATCGGTATGGCTGCCTCTATGGGTGCATTCCTTCTTGCTGCAGGTGCAAAGGGCAAGCGTTATGCCCTTCCAAATGCTGAAGTTATGATTCACCAACCACTTGGCGGTGCTCAAGGTCAGGCAACTGAAATTGAAATCGCAGCCAAGCGTATCCTTTTCCTTCGTGAAAAATTAAATGGCATTTTAGCAGAGCGCACTGGTCAGCCTCTTGAAGTGATTCAAAAAGATACAGACCGCGATAACTTCATGACTGCTGAAAGAGCAAAAGAATACGGCCTAATCGACAGCATCATTACTCGTAAGCCTACTGATTCTGCAGAAAAGAAATAA
- a CDS encoding glutaredoxin family protein: protein MQQTTITLYTRKSCPLCDKAKDTLLELKEEWNFHLEEIDIETSDELTERYGLMIPVVLIDGEEAGYGFVNKFDIRNRLHEKKAIL, encoded by the coding sequence ATGCAACAAACTACGATTACCCTATATACAAGAAAAAGCTGTCCTTTATGTGATAAAGCGAAGGACACTCTCCTTGAATTAAAAGAGGAATGGAATTTTCACCTCGAAGAAATCGATATTGAAACAAGTGATGAATTAACGGAACGGTACGGACTGATGATTCCGGTGGTTCTCATTGATGGAGAAGAGGCAGGATATGGCTTCGTTAACAAATTTGACATAAGAAATCGTTTACATGAAAAAAAGGCGATTTTATAA
- a CDS encoding sugar-binding domain-containing protein — MQSFIDIQKKLVPDLLQVLQKRYSILRYIGFMQPVGRRSLAVSLELTERVLRGEVEFLKEQNLIFTNNVGMSLTSEGKNLLEDLEGLMRELKGIDVMELELKHRLGIKKVIIVPGDSDESPMVKGELGKASAICMKKLLSGKNIIAVTGGSTMAAVAERLTPDFSKKELLFVPARGGVGEDVHNQANTICSNMAKNTDSKHRVFYVPDQVSSEIYESLIKEPDIHDVLHLIKSASMVLHGIGDAITMAERRKTNPDIKKKLEDGKAVGEAFGYYFNEEGEIVHKVFTIGLQLEDLAAIPHVIAVAGGASKAKAIKAYFKQAPASTILITDEGVAKRLLKG; from the coding sequence ATGCAGTCATTTATCGATATCCAAAAAAAATTAGTACCCGACCTTCTTCAAGTCCTGCAGAAACGTTATTCTATCCTACGATACATAGGTTTTATGCAGCCAGTAGGTAGAAGAAGTTTAGCCGTCAGCTTAGAATTAACCGAAAGAGTCCTTCGTGGTGAAGTTGAATTCCTGAAAGAGCAAAATCTTATTTTTACAAACAATGTGGGAATGAGTTTAACCTCTGAAGGGAAAAATTTACTGGAAGACTTAGAAGGTTTGATGCGTGAGTTAAAGGGTATTGATGTAATGGAATTGGAATTAAAGCACCGGCTTGGCATCAAGAAGGTCATTATCGTCCCTGGCGATAGTGATGAGTCACCGATGGTCAAAGGAGAGCTTGGCAAAGCAAGTGCGATTTGCATGAAAAAGCTTCTAAGCGGGAAAAATATCATCGCTGTTACTGGCGGTTCAACTATGGCTGCTGTTGCAGAAAGATTAACACCTGATTTTTCTAAGAAGGAATTGCTATTTGTCCCTGCTCGAGGCGGAGTTGGTGAAGATGTCCATAACCAGGCGAACACCATTTGCTCGAATATGGCGAAAAATACTGATTCTAAGCATCGTGTTTTCTATGTACCCGATCAGGTCAGTTCAGAAATTTATGAATCCCTCATTAAAGAACCTGATATTCATGATGTATTGCATTTGATTAAATCAGCAAGCATGGTTCTTCATGGTATTGGGGATGCTATCACAATGGCTGAACGACGGAAAACCAACCCTGATATTAAGAAAAAGCTTGAAGATGGGAAGGCAGTCGGGGAAGCATTTGGTTATTATTTTAACGAAGAAGGCGAGATTGTCCACAAGGTATTTACGATTGGACTTCAGCTGGAAGACCTTGCAGCAATCCCACATGTGATTGCAGTTGCAGGCGGGGCCTCAAAGGCGAAAGCCATTAAGGCGTATTTTAAACAAGCACCGGCCTCGACGATACTTATTACCGATGAAGGTGTGGCTAAACGGTTGTTGAAAGGGTAA
- the whiA gene encoding DNA-binding protein WhiA has protein sequence MSFASETKKELTNLEVKTCCIQSELSALIRMNGSLSFSNRKLVVDIQTENAAIARRIYTLLKKSYQVQVELLVRKKMRLKKNNVYIVRLSEQAREILEDTKILGEGFTIIHDISPDLIKKKCCKRSYLRGAFLAGGSVNNPETSSYHLEIFSLYKEHNDSLCELMNIFGLNSKTLERKKGYITYLKEAEKITEFLNIIGAHNALLRFEDVRIVRDMRNSVNRLVNCETANLNKTIGASIRQVENIRFIDQTVGLQILPDKLREIAELRMQYTDVTLKELGEMVSGGTISKSGINHRLRKIDEIAEKLRMGEIASRD, from the coding sequence ATGTCTTTCGCTTCGGAGACGAAAAAAGAATTAACTAACCTGGAAGTGAAAACATGCTGCATTCAATCTGAGCTATCAGCATTGATCCGCATGAACGGTTCCCTTTCCTTTTCAAATAGGAAGTTAGTTGTTGATATTCAAACCGAAAATGCTGCAATTGCTAGAAGGATTTATACATTATTAAAAAAGAGCTACCAAGTACAGGTGGAACTGCTTGTTCGAAAGAAAATGAGGCTAAAAAAGAACAATGTGTATATTGTGCGTCTGTCAGAACAGGCGAGGGAAATTCTCGAAGATACCAAAATACTCGGGGAAGGATTTACCATTATACATGATATTTCACCGGACCTAATAAAGAAGAAGTGTTGTAAGCGTTCTTATTTACGCGGAGCATTTCTTGCAGGTGGATCAGTCAATAACCCAGAAACATCTTCTTATCATTTGGAAATTTTTTCACTTTATAAAGAGCACAACGACTCTTTATGTGAATTGATGAATATATTTGGTCTTAACAGCAAAACGCTTGAGCGTAAAAAAGGCTATATTACGTATTTAAAAGAGGCGGAGAAAATTACCGAGTTTTTAAATATTATAGGTGCTCATAACGCCTTGCTGCGCTTTGAAGATGTAAGAATCGTAAGAGATATGCGGAATTCGGTCAATCGACTTGTTAACTGTGAAACAGCCAATCTGAATAAAACAATTGGTGCCTCGATCAGGCAGGTGGAGAATATCCGTTTCATTGATCAAACGGTTGGTCTTCAAATTCTACCCGATAAGCTAAGGGAAATTGCGGAGCTCCGTATGCAATATACGGATGTCACCCTGAAGGAATTGGGTGAGATGGTGTCTGGTGGTACCATCAGTAAATCAGGCATTAATCACCGTCTAAGGAAGATCGATGAAATAGCCGAGAAGCTTCGGATGGGAGAAATTGCTTCAAGGGATTAG
- a CDS encoding YvcK family protein: protein MSNYGQPRIVVIGGGTGLPVLLRGLKQYPVDITAIVTVADDGGSSGRLRDDLHIPPPGDIRNVLASLSDVEPLVEEMFQHRFKTSNELSGHSLGNLILAAMTSITGNFVHAIQEMSKILNVRGKVLPAANQSVVLHAEMEDGAIVSGESKIPYSGKKIKRVFLTSKKNIRPLPETIQAIRQADLIIIGPGSLYTSILPNLLVPRLGDEVCRSHAKKVYICNLMTQAGETHDYTASDHVKAIYDHMSCAFMNTILVNNEEVPKDIQLRYNEELANPVEYDLPRLYEMGLEVVHADIAYQENGALRHDPKKVAKILYNLLLDETKKRYEA from the coding sequence ATGAGTAATTACGGACAGCCTCGAATTGTCGTTATTGGCGGAGGAACAGGATTACCAGTTTTGCTGCGAGGGTTAAAACAGTATCCTGTGGACATTACCGCCATAGTGACAGTCGCGGATGACGGAGGCAGCTCAGGACGCTTGCGCGATGACCTCCATATCCCTCCTCCAGGAGATATTCGCAATGTGCTGGCATCATTATCTGATGTAGAACCTCTTGTGGAGGAAATGTTTCAACATCGGTTTAAAACGTCAAATGAACTTTCCGGCCATTCATTAGGAAATTTAATCTTAGCTGCGATGACTTCGATTACCGGAAATTTTGTTCACGCCATTCAAGAGATGAGTAAGATTCTAAATGTTCGTGGGAAGGTGCTGCCTGCCGCCAACCAAAGCGTGGTTTTGCACGCGGAGATGGAGGACGGGGCGATTGTTTCGGGCGAATCGAAAATTCCTTATTCCGGCAAGAAAATTAAGAGAGTCTTTTTAACATCTAAAAAAAATATCCGCCCATTACCTGAAACGATTCAAGCTATTCGTCAGGCGGACTTAATTATTATTGGTCCGGGAAGCCTGTATACCAGTATTCTGCCTAACTTGTTGGTCCCACGTTTAGGGGATGAAGTATGTCGTTCCCATGCCAAAAAGGTGTATATATGTAATCTAATGACACAAGCAGGGGAAACACACGATTATACGGCGAGCGATCATGTAAAGGCAATATATGATCATATGAGCTGTGCGTTTATGAATACCATTTTAGTTAACAATGAAGAAGTGCCGAAGGATATTCAGCTTCGTTATAATGAAGAATTGGCGAACCCTGTGGAATATGATTTGCCGAGGCTTTATGAGATGGGTCTTGAAGTGGTGCATGCCGATATTGCTTACCAAGAAAATGGTGCATTAAGACATGATCCGAAAAAGGTAGCAAAAATTTTATATAATTTGTTATTAGATGAAACCAAAAAGCGTTATGAAGCGTAA
- the rpoN gene encoding RNA polymerase factor sigma-54: MNLKAGLWQQQTLKLAMTQELSQAIALLQYSAQELTAFLEDKVLENPLMQLESGTVKPMNPLIDRNRRKHQKEEKNWIEQIAEKPFSLEEHLLSQLKITNLSTDQLKVIRHLILHLDENGYFTGHLNEIAESLLVEEELVEECLAVIQTLEPAGIGARNLQECLLMQLYYQNPTNELAQTILTHHFVPFAEKKWKQISRELQVSLKEIQDLFDQVQLLNPKPGAFLREEISSYIIPDAIVERTTDGLEVRMFDDSLPRISFNESYFKKFKDQDQQVSKFLHDKVQDYQWILKAIEQRRETLTRVISKIVEKQTVCLLRGMQYLEPMTMKEIASELDIHESTVSRAVREKYIQTPLGTFSLKSFFTSTIQTVADDESTSSTQVKNEISNLIEQENKEKPLSDQDIVGLLKENKGIVVSRRTIAKYREQLGIQSSSKRKRFK; this comes from the coding sequence ATGAACTTGAAAGCTGGTTTATGGCAGCAGCAAACGTTAAAGTTGGCAATGACACAGGAATTATCTCAGGCAATTGCCTTGCTACAGTATTCGGCTCAGGAGCTAACTGCCTTTTTAGAAGATAAGGTCCTTGAAAATCCCTTGATGCAACTCGAAAGCGGCACGGTCAAGCCAATGAATCCCCTGATTGATCGCAATCGACGGAAACATCAAAAAGAGGAAAAGAATTGGATTGAGCAAATTGCCGAAAAACCATTTTCTCTTGAAGAACACTTACTCTCTCAATTAAAAATAACCAACCTTTCAACAGATCAACTAAAAGTGATACGACATCTCATTCTACATTTGGATGAAAACGGTTACTTTACGGGTCACCTAAATGAAATTGCAGAAAGCTTACTTGTAGAAGAGGAACTAGTAGAAGAATGTCTCGCCGTCATTCAAACATTGGAACCGGCAGGAATTGGTGCAAGAAACCTGCAAGAGTGTCTGTTGATGCAACTATATTATCAAAATCCAACTAACGAACTGGCACAAACAATCCTTACACACCATTTTGTCCCTTTCGCTGAAAAGAAATGGAAACAAATTTCAAGGGAGCTCCAGGTATCACTAAAGGAGATTCAAGATCTATTCGATCAGGTTCAGCTTCTTAATCCAAAACCAGGGGCTTTTCTAAGAGAAGAAATATCATCATATATTATTCCAGATGCCATTGTGGAACGAACGACAGATGGCCTTGAGGTGCGTATGTTTGATGACTCTCTTCCGAGGATTAGCTTTAATGAATCTTATTTCAAAAAATTTAAAGATCAGGATCAGCAGGTCAGCAAATTTCTCCACGATAAGGTTCAGGATTATCAGTGGATTTTAAAGGCCATTGAACAACGGCGAGAGACACTAACAAGAGTCATTTCAAAAATCGTTGAAAAACAAACCGTATGCCTACTTAGAGGGATGCAATATTTAGAGCCGATGACAATGAAGGAAATTGCCAGCGAGCTTGATATTCATGAATCGACCGTTAGCCGAGCAGTAAGGGAAAAATATATCCAAACTCCGTTAGGGACATTTTCCTTAAAATCCTTTTTTACAAGTACTATACAAACTGTTGCAGATGATGAAAGTACTTCATCAACACAGGTGAAGAATGAGATTAGTAATTTAATAGAACAAGAGAATAAAGAAAAGCCACTTTCTGACCAAGATATTGTTGGACTTTTAAAGGAGAACAAGGGAATCGTGGTATCTAGACGGACCATTGCTAAGTATCGCGAACAATTAGGGATTCAATCTTCTTCAAAAAGAAAAAGGTTTAAGTAA
- a CDS encoding 8-oxo-dGTP diphosphatase yields the protein MQRVTNCVLIKEDKILLLQKPSRGWWVAPGGKMEPGESVRDSCIREYREETGIYLKNPQLKGIFTMIMKEGEQLLSEWMMFTFCATESDGVDLEESPEGKLAWQPIDQVKTLPMAEGDYHIIDYMVHGKGIIYGTFTYTKEFELIGYRLDPS from the coding sequence ATGCAGCGGGTCACCAATTGTGTATTAATAAAAGAGGATAAAATTTTGTTGCTGCAAAAACCGAGCCGCGGCTGGTGGGTGGCTCCAGGAGGAAAAATGGAACCTGGTGAATCGGTTCGTGATTCTTGCATAAGAGAGTACCGTGAAGAAACGGGAATCTATCTCAAAAATCCACAGCTTAAAGGTATATTCACTATGATCATGAAAGAAGGAGAACAGCTCCTTTCAGAATGGATGATGTTCACTTTTTGTGCCACGGAATCGGATGGGGTGGATTTAGAGGAGTCGCCTGAAGGGAAGCTCGCGTGGCAACCAATCGATCAGGTAAAAACTCTGCCGATGGCCGAGGGTGACTATCATATTATTGATTACATGGTTCATGGGAAAGGCATCATCTACGGTACATTTACTTATACCAAGGAATTTGAGCTGATAGGTTACCGATTAGACCCGAGTTAA
- the trxB gene encoding thioredoxin-disulfide reductase: protein MSEEKIYDVIIAGAGPAGMTAAVYTSRANLSTLMIERGMPGGQMANTEDVENYPGFESILGPDLSTKMFEHAKKFGAEYAYGDIKEIVDHGDYKLVTAGAKQYKAHSVIISTGAEYKKLGVPGEKELGGRGVSYCAVCDGAFFKGKELFVIGGGDSAVEEGVYLTRFASKVTIVHRRDQLRAQKILQDRAFANEKVDFIWNHTVKTINGKDGKVGSVTLVSTETGEEQELSADGVFIYVGMVPLSKPFESLGITNQNGYIETNDRMETKVPGVFAAGDIREKTLRQIVTATGDGSIAAQSAQHFVEELKEEMKVRK, encoded by the coding sequence ATGTCTGAGGAAAAAATTTATGACGTTATTATTGCGGGGGCTGGTCCTGCTGGGATGACCGCTGCTGTTTATACATCACGTGCCAACCTTTCCACACTTATGATTGAGCGTGGTATGCCGGGCGGACAAATGGCGAACACAGAGGATGTGGAAAACTATCCAGGTTTTGAGAGTATTCTAGGGCCCGATTTATCCACAAAAATGTTCGAGCACGCGAAAAAATTTGGTGCAGAATATGCCTACGGCGATATTAAGGAAATCGTTGACCACGGCGATTACAAACTTGTAACTGCAGGCGCAAAACAATACAAAGCGCACTCCGTTATCATTTCAACAGGTGCCGAATATAAAAAGCTTGGAGTACCTGGTGAAAAAGAACTTGGCGGCCGTGGCGTTTCTTATTGTGCTGTTTGTGATGGTGCCTTTTTCAAAGGAAAAGAATTGTTCGTTATTGGTGGAGGAGACTCTGCCGTTGAGGAAGGCGTCTATTTAACTCGTTTCGCTTCTAAAGTGACCATTGTTCATCGACGTGATCAGCTTCGTGCACAAAAGATTCTTCAAGATCGTGCGTTTGCAAATGAGAAGGTCGATTTTATCTGGAATCACACGGTTAAAACAATTAATGGTAAAGACGGCAAGGTTGGTAGCGTGACGCTTGTTTCAACTGAAACTGGAGAAGAACAAGAATTGTCAGCAGATGGTGTGTTTATCTACGTTGGAATGGTTCCACTTTCAAAACCATTCGAGAGCCTTGGTATTACAAATCAAAACGGTTATATCGAAACAAACGACCGCATGGAAACAAAAGTACCTGGTGTGTTTGCAGCGGGAGATATTCGTGAAAAAACCTTACGTCAAATTGTTACCGCTACAGGTGACGGCAGTATTGCAGCACAGAGCGCACAGCATTTTGTAGAAGAACTGAAAGAAGAGATGAAGGTAAGAAAATAG
- a CDS encoding HPr family phosphocarrier protein, with translation MLAKEVEVKLKTGLQARPAALFVQEANRFSADIFLEKDGKKVNAKSIMGLMSLAVGSGVVINIIADGDDEENAIHSLTDFIQKEQ, from the coding sequence ATGTTGGCAAAAGAAGTAGAAGTTAAATTGAAGACTGGTCTTCAAGCACGACCAGCAGCACTTTTTGTACAAGAAGCAAACCGTTTTTCAGCAGATATTTTTTTAGAGAAAGATGGTAAGAAGGTTAACGCCAAGAGTATTATGGGATTAATGAGCCTTGCTGTTGGCTCAGGCGTCGTGATTAATATTATTGCAGATGGCGACGATGAAGAAAATGCAATCCACTCTTTAACTGATTTTATCCAAAAAGAACAATAA
- a CDS encoding phosphoglycerate kinase: protein MNKKTLKDVDVKGKRVFCRVDFNVPMQDGKITDETRIRAALPTIQYLIEQGAKVILASHFGRPKGKVVEEMRLTPVGIRLSELLGKDVKKADEAYGDSVKALIDTMAEGDVLLLENVRFYPGEEKNDPELAKAFAELADVYVNDAFGAAHRAHASTEGIAHNLTAVSGFLMEKELEVLGKALSNPERPFTAIIGGAKVKDKIGVIENLLELVDNLIIGGGLAYTFVKAQGHEVGKSLLEEDKIDLAKSFMEKAKQKGVNFYMPVDVVVADDFSADANSKVVAIEEIPSDWEALDIGPKTREIYADVIKKSKLVIWNGPMGVFEIDKFAGGTKAVAEALAEAEGTYSVIGGGDSAAAVEKFDLADKMSHISTGGGASLEFMEGKALPGVVALNDK from the coding sequence ATGAACAAAAAAACATTAAAAGATGTAGATGTTAAAGGTAAACGTGTTTTTTGCCGAGTAGATTTTAACGTCCCAATGCAGGATGGGAAAATTACAGACGAAACACGCATTCGTGCAGCATTGCCAACGATCCAGTATTTAATCGAGCAAGGAGCAAAAGTGATTTTGGCAAGCCATTTCGGCCGACCAAAGGGAAAAGTGGTCGAAGAAATGCGCTTAACTCCAGTCGGTATAAGACTATCAGAACTTCTTGGTAAAGACGTGAAAAAAGCAGATGAAGCCTATGGCGATTCTGTTAAAGCGTTAATTGACACAATGGCAGAGGGCGATGTTCTTTTACTAGAAAACGTACGCTTCTACCCTGGTGAAGAAAAGAATGACCCTGAGTTGGCAAAAGCATTTGCGGAGCTTGCTGATGTTTATGTGAACGACGCCTTTGGTGCGGCACACCGTGCGCATGCTTCAACAGAAGGAATTGCTCATAACCTAACAGCTGTTTCAGGCTTCTTAATGGAAAAAGAACTTGAAGTACTTGGTAAAGCACTTTCTAATCCTGAGCGTCCATTTACAGCGATTATTGGTGGGGCAAAGGTTAAGGACAAAATCGGTGTTATTGAGAATCTATTAGAATTAGTCGATAACCTCATCATCGGTGGTGGACTTGCTTATACATTTGTGAAGGCACAAGGCCATGAAGTTGGAAAGTCTCTTCTTGAAGAAGACAAGATTGACCTAGCTAAATCATTCATGGAAAAAGCGAAACAAAAAGGTGTTAACTTCTATATGCCGGTCGATGTGGTAGTAGCTGATGATTTCTCTGCTGATGCTAATTCAAAAGTGGTAGCAATTGAAGAAATCCCTTCAGATTGGGAAGCTCTTGATATTGGACCAAAAACAAGAGAGATTTATGCTGATGTAATCAAAAAATCAAAACTTGTTATTTGGAATGGACCGATGGGTGTATTTGAAATTGACAAATTCGCTGGCGGTACGAAGGCCGTTGCAGAAGCTCTTGCCGAAGCAGAAGGTACATATTCAGTAATTGGCGGTGGAGATTCAGCTGCTGCAGTTGAAAAGTTCGACTTAGCAGATAAAATGAGCCACATTTCTACAGGCGGTGGCGCTTCCCTTGAGTTTATGGAAGGCAAAGCATTGCCAGGCGTCGTTGCGTTAAACGATAAATAA
- the gap gene encoding type I glyceraldehyde-3-phosphate dehydrogenase — MAVKVGINGFGRIGRNVFRAALKNSNVEIVAINDLTDANMLAHLLKYDTVHGTLQEDVTVDGEYLVVGGHKVKVIAERDPAQLGWGDLGVDVVVESTGRFTKREDAAKHLEAGAKKVIISAPASNEDITIVMGVNEDKYDADNHHVLSNASCTTNCLAPFAKVLNDTFGIKRGMMTTVHSYTNDQQILDLPHKDYRRARAAAENMIPTSTGAAKAVSLVLPELKGKLNGMAMRVPTPNVSVVDLVAELERDVTAEEINNALKAAAEGPLKGILEYSELPLVSSDYNGSTASSTIDALSTMVLEGNMVKVLSWYDNEVGYSNRVVDLCDYIAAKGL; from the coding sequence ATGGCAGTAAAAGTTGGTATTAATGGATTTGGACGTATTGGTCGTAACGTATTCCGTGCGGCATTAAAAAATAGCAATGTAGAAATCGTTGCAATCAATGACTTAACTGATGCAAACATGCTTGCGCATCTTTTAAAATATGATACAGTTCACGGAACTCTTCAAGAAGATGTAACTGTTGACGGTGAATACTTAGTAGTTGGCGGACACAAAGTAAAAGTTATCGCTGAGCGCGACCCTGCACAACTTGGTTGGGGAGACCTTGGTGTTGATGTAGTAGTTGAATCTACTGGCCGTTTCACAAAGCGTGAAGATGCCGCGAAGCACCTTGAAGCAGGCGCAAAAAAAGTTATCATTTCTGCTCCAGCATCTAACGAAGATATCACAATCGTTATGGGTGTTAACGAAGACAAGTACGATGCAGATAACCACCACGTATTATCAAACGCATCTTGTACTACAAACTGCTTAGCTCCATTTGCTAAAGTATTAAACGATACTTTCGGAATCAAGCGCGGTATGATGACAACTGTTCACTCATATACAAATGACCAACAAATCCTTGACTTACCACACAAGGACTACCGTCGTGCACGTGCAGCAGCTGAGAACATGATCCCAACTTCAACTGGTGCTGCAAAAGCAGTTTCTCTAGTTCTTCCTGAATTAAAAGGTAAACTAAACGGTATGGCTATGCGTGTTCCAACTCCAAACGTTTCTGTTGTTGACTTAGTAGCAGAATTAGAAAGAGACGTAACAGCTGAAGAAATTAACAATGCACTGAAAGCAGCTGCAGAAGGTCCTTTAAAAGGAATCTTAGAATACAGCGAACTTCCACTAGTTTCTAGCGACTACAACGGAAGCACTGCTTCTTCTACAATCGATGCTTTATCAACAATGGTTCTTGAAGGAAACATGGTAAAAGTATTATCTTGGTACGATAACGAAGTTGGTTACTCTAACCGCGTTGTTGACCTTTGTGATTACATCGCTGCAAAAGGACTATAA
- the rapZ gene encoding RNase adapter RapZ: MSTGLASETQIVIITGMSGAGKTVAIQSFEDLGFFCVDNLPPTLLPKFLELMKESGNKMNKVALVMDLRGREFFDHLFKALDELAETSWVTPQILFLDADDSTLVRRYKETRRSHPLAQTGLPLEGITLERELLEELKGRAQLIYNTSQMKPRELREKILTEFTANRQLIFTVNVMSFGFKHGIPIDADLVFDVRFLPNPHYIEHMRPKTGLDDEVSSYVLKWNETHKFLEKVTDLLTFMLPHYKREGKAQLVIAIGCTGGQHRSVALAEYIGEFFKNDYKTIVSHRDIERRKDKTT, translated from the coding sequence ATGAGTACTGGTTTGGCAAGTGAAACTCAAATCGTCATTATTACAGGAATGTCTGGGGCAGGAAAAACTGTAGCCATTCAAAGCTTTGAAGATTTAGGGTTCTTCTGTGTCGACAATCTGCCTCCTACGTTACTTCCTAAATTTCTTGAACTTATGAAGGAATCAGGGAATAAAATGAATAAAGTTGCTCTTGTAATGGATCTAAGAGGAAGAGAATTCTTCGATCATCTCTTTAAAGCACTTGATGAGTTAGCTGAAACCTCTTGGGTAACGCCGCAGATTCTATTTTTAGATGCGGATGATTCTACACTAGTACGCAGATATAAGGAAACAAGACGGTCGCACCCGCTTGCTCAAACAGGATTGCCTCTAGAAGGCATCACGCTTGAACGGGAGCTTTTAGAGGAATTAAAAGGCCGGGCACAGTTGATTTATAACACTTCTCAGATGAAACCGCGTGAACTGCGCGAAAAAATATTAACCGAATTTACGGCTAATAGACAACTAATCTTTACTGTCAATGTCATGTCGTTTGGATTTAAGCATGGGATTCCTATTGATGCTGATCTTGTTTTTGATGTGCGCTTCTTACCGAACCCACACTATATCGAGCATATGAGGCCAAAAACAGGGCTGGACGATGAGGTTTCTAGCTATGTTTTAAAATGGAACGAAACGCATAAATTCTTAGAAAAAGTCACTGACTTACTCACCTTCATGCTTCCGCATTATAAAAGAGAGGGTAAAGCACAACTGGTGATTGCCATCGGCTGTACAGGCGGGCAGCATCGTTCGGTTGCGCTAGCTGAATATATTGGTGAATTTTTCAAAAATGATTATAAGACGATTGTTTCCCACCGTGACATTGAGAGGAGAAAGGATAAAACAACATGA